In the Triticum aestivum cultivar Chinese Spring unplaced genomic scaffold, IWGSC CS RefSeq v2.1 scaffold6878, whole genome shotgun sequence genome, GGTGGTGCAGGTGGCGCAGGCGCCGTCCTCCAACGCCTCCGCCACGGGCTTTGGCACTGTGCTCGTCATCGACGACCCGCTCACCGAGGGGCCCAACCTGACGTCGAGGCTCCTCGGCCGCGCGCAAGGCATGTACATCAGCGCCGGCAAGGACAGCCTGTCGCTGCTCATGGCCATGAACTTCGTCTTCGTCGACGGCGCCTACAACGGGAGCAGCATCGCCATCATCGGGCCCAATCAGGCGGACCGGGCCGTCAGGGAGATGCCCGTCGTCGGCGGCACCGGCGTCTTTCGGTTCGCGCGCGGCTACTGCCAGTTGCGGACCCACTGGTTCGACGCCAAGACCGGCGACGCCACCGTCGAGTACAAGATCCATCTCCGCCACGACTGATGCATTGTCAGCTGGACTAATAATAAACTTGTTGTTCCTACACATATGGTTTCCTGATTTGAACCAAGCTTATTTTAAATTTCGAGGGTATGTGCATGTGTCGTACGGATGTGATTATTTGGAATAATACGATTTTAATAAACATTTCAGTTTTAAAATGAAATACTAGTACCTCATtgtaaaaacgtcttatattttgacaTGAAGGTAGTACAATCTGATCAATATCCTTTTGTTGTCCGAGTGTTTGATACTGTAATTCAGttaa is a window encoding:
- the LOC123176723 gene encoding dirigent protein 22 (The sequence of the model RefSeq protein was modified relative to this genomic sequence to represent the inferred CDS: added 84 bases not found in genome assembly), with amino-acid sequence MASSTALSCLAALLLLAAAGAPVSAAEKETRLRVYWHDVVSGGPNARVVQVAQAPSSNASATGFGTVLVIDDPLTEGPNLTSRLLGRAQGMYISAGKDSLSLLMAMNFVFVDGAYNGSSIAIIGPNQADRAVREMPVVGGTGVFRFARGYCQLRTHWFDAKTGDATVEYKIHLRHD